In one Cryptococcus deuterogattii R265 chromosome 9, complete sequence genomic region, the following are encoded:
- a CDS encoding phosphatidylserine decarboxylase: MPTPPTDISSALDTADQPDRSTRSQPRLKRLASKPLKLAASTFKPRSSRAASPFLLDDPSSTTINTAASSTSGGWKKGTRHQRISRQSAAGLTPAQVASAAQGPRKPLEGEEPAAWLRVRVVKAEGLVAKDRSGTSDPFLSLLMPPSTRHSTPVIKKTLDPVFPAETSTFDFPIYLSLAGVVGGRGLEGVLWDKDLMRKEYMGEMAISVDKWFPDGHAHLWHDNLPLLTQRILSTRRKHKVSGTASFQIGFVPPKNTTSTEESLRTIRLVYASLMDHGSLSRGSIGVLGVPAYKGIGTVKMRARPDESSRPPEKSTFGRLQGAASTIAGSLTGGHKMVTLQGSEVHPEDEDEEPDDDEELLSDDGISSSSSNDEFEDALEEEELMTLTDSPSATEPADIPLGQQVSGLSIKPIDVPVDDKTPKTAGYLSVQDKSKTPSRQASLPVGQLEAQPMVKSGSADSGTSTPGTSATGLVTPGGRTRRPLFKRVKSRADSSTEQKLVEKKKSKGFEFDAKQGKEVLGIVILEIKGATDLPKLKNALRMSFDMDPFVVISFGKKVFRTRVVRHSLNPVWDEKLLFHVRRHEAGYLAQFAVLDWDKVSGNDMVGTCTLPLSELIADAPKPDPQTGLYDKEVDGKHEMKEFTLSISTDKDMAWEAKHSPKLTVRAKYEPYDALRQRFWRQYITQYDADDTGALSYTELTAMLDSLGSTLTRHTLEGYFSICGKEADKDELTMEEVIKCLEGEVAKSRFEKAKIGSDDSTTDASTPSVAPQPAQDGLGFVGPQGNISSPVDPDELEESIRLSRPRNQEGTDGDENAGNQAIVDGAGSAVNPAKVVPGVPSVKIERTASFDGETVLTPDQPVIDGDFTPQSSSDADPEETDSTPVDDRERVINIKTCPLCHRPRLGKKSEQDIVTHLAVCASADWSRVDRIVTANYVTSSQAQRKFLSKIVNKMAIGSYALGANSANTIVQDRITGQLQEEKMAVYVRMGIRVLYKGAKGSMHGARARKLLKSLSIKQGLKYDSPASAIDIPGFIAFHNLDTNEILDPLDSFKTFNEFFYRKLKPDARPIEEPGNDNRLVSCADCRLMVFETVNEATQLWIKGREFTIGKLLGPNYKDVIDRYEGGALAIFRLAPQDYHRFHSPVKGKIGKMTMIDGEYYTVNPQAIRSPLDVYGENVRKVVPIQSENFGLVMTVWVGAMMVGSILTSVDEGQEVERGDELGYFAFGGSTIVCVFEKDVLQWDDDLIQNGRASIETLVRMGMGLGRSAQKL, translated from the exons ATGCCCACACCTCCAACAGATATCAGCTCAGCTCTCGACACTGCTGATCAGCCAGACAGGTCCACTCGCTCACAGCCACGTCTCAAGCGACTCGCATCGAAGCCTCTGAAACTGGCAGCTTCCACCTTCAAGCCTCGATCTTCGCGAGCGgcttcccctttcctcctcgatgatccttcttctaccaCCATAAATACAGCAGCTTCCTCTACTTcaggaggatggaaaaaggggacTCGGCACCAACGCATATCTCGCCAGTCGGCGGCCGGGCTCACCCCTGCACAAGTCGCTTCAGCTGCTCAAGGTCCCCGGAAGCCATtagaaggagaggaacCTGCTGCTTGGCTTAGAGTCAGGGTAGTTAAGGCTGAAGGACTGGTAGCCAAGGATAGGAGTGGGACCAGTGATCC CTTTTTGAGCTTACTCATGCCCCCCTCAACGAGACACAGCACTCCTGTCATCAAAAAAACCTTGGACCCTGTTTTCCCAGCTGAAACATCTACCTTTGACTTTCCCATTTATCTGAGCTTGGCTGGGGTAGTGGGTGGCAGAGGTTTGGAGGGTGTGCTCTGGGACAAG GACCTAATGAGGAAAGAGTATATGGGCGAAATGGCAATTTCAGTAGACAAATGGTTCCCTGACGGTCATGCCCATCTCTGGCACGACAACTTACCT TTGCTTACTCAACGTATCCTGTCCACCAGACGGAAGCATAAGGTCTCGGGCACCGCCTCTTTTCAAATTGGGTTCGTGCCGCCAAAGAACACTACCAGCACTGAGGAATCATTGCGCACAATAAGACTAGTCTATGCTTCTTTGATGGATCATGGTAGCTTGAGCAGGGGATCTATTGGAGTGCTCGGGGTTCCAGCT TACAAGGGCATTGGTACAGTCAAGATGCGCGCTCGGCCTGATGAGTCCTCCCGGCCTCCTGAGAAGAGCACATTCGGCAGGCTTCAAGGTGCAGCTTCCACCATCGCAGGTTCTTTGACAGGAGGTCATAAGATGGTCACTTTACAAGGCTCTGAAGTCCACCCtgaggacgaagacgaagaaccagatgatgatgaagaacttCTGTCAGACGATGGTATCTCTTCAAGTTCCTCCAATGATGAATTTGAAGACGCtttagaagaagaagaactcATGACTCTGACCGACTCGCCCTCTGCCACTGAGCCGGCTGATATACCTCTAGGCCAACAAGTATCTGGTCTATCCATTAAACCTATAGACGTACCTGTAGATGACAAGACGCCTAAGACTGCAGGCTACCTCAGCGTCCAAGATAAAAGTAAAACCCCTTCTCGTCAAGCCTCACTGCCAGTGGGCCAGCTTGAAGCCCAACCCATGGTCAAGTCCGGTTCTGCTGATTCAGGCACTTCGACCCCAGGGACGTCTGCAACAGGTCTGGTCACGCCTGGCGGTAGGACGAGGCGACCCTTGTTCAAGAGGGTTAAGTCTCGAGCCGATAGTTCGACGGAACAAaagcttgttgagaagaaaaagtccAAAGGGTTTGAGTTCGATGCGAAGCAAGGCAAGGAAGTCTTGGGTATCGTTATTCTGGAGATCAAGGGAGCTACGGATCTCCCCAAGCTGAAAAATG CTTTGCGAATGTCCTTCGACATGGACCCTTTTGTCGTCATCTCATTCGGCAAGAAGGTCTTCCGAACTCGGGTGGTCAGACACTCCCTGAACCCTGTTTGGGACGAAaagcttctctttcatgtTCGTCGTCACGAGGCAGGATATCTTGCTCAATTTGCAGTTCTTGATTGGGACAAGGTGTCCGGGAATGATATGGTCGGGACCTGTACATTACCCTTGAGCGAGTTGATTGCGGATGCGCCTAAGCCTGATCCCCAAACTGGCTTATACGATAAAGAGGTTGATGGGAAGCATGAAATGAAAGAGTTCACT TTGTCAATCTCTACAGACAAGGATATGGCTTGGGAAGCCAAGCACTCTCCCAAGCTTACTGTCCGAGCTAAATACGAGCCCTACGACGCCCTCCGCCAACGTTTCTGGCGTCAATACATAACTCAATACGACGCAGATGATACCGGTGCTCTATCTTACACCGAACTCACTGCGATGCTTGATTCCCTCGGCTCTACTCTTACCCGTCACACATTAGAAGGTTATTTTTCTATATGCGGTAAAGAGGCGGACAAGGATGAGTTGACGATGGAGGAAGTTATCAAGTGTTTGGAAGGGGAGGTGGCAAAGAGTCGGTTTGAAAAGGCCAAGATCGGCTCGGACGATTCAACAACAGACGCAAGCACGCCCTCTGTCGCTCCGCAACCTGCTCAGGATGGCTTGGGTTTCGTTGGTCCTCAAGGAAACATTTCGTCTCCCGTGGATCctgatgagcttgaagagtCAATACGACTGAGCAGACCTAGAAACCAGGAGGGCACGGACGGTGATGAGAATGCAGGTAATCAAGCCATCGTCGATGGAGCTGGGAGTGCTGTCAACCCAGCCAAGGTTGTCCCCGGTGTTCCGTCTGTTAAGATAGAGCGAACAGCTTCATTTGACGGCGAGACTGTCTTAACTCCAGATCAACCCGTCATTGACGGCGATTTCACCCCTCAGTCATCTTCTGATGCCGACCCTGAAGAGACCGATTCTACACCAGTTGACGATCGCGAACGcgtcatcaacatcaagaCTTGTCCTCTTTGCCATCGTCCCCGCTTGGGCAAAAAATCCGAACAAGATATTGTCACGCACCTCGCAGTCTGCGCATCTGCTGATTGGAGTCGTGTGGATAGAATCGTAACTGCCAACTACGTGACGAGCAGTCAAGCTCAACGCAAGTTTTTGAGCAAGATTGTAAACAAAATGGCCATTGGAAGCTATGCGTTGGGTGCGAATAGCGCGAATACTATTGTACAGGATCGAATAACGGGACAGTtgcaggaagagaagatggct GTGTATGTGCGCATGGGCATCAGAGTTTTGTACAAAGGTGCCAAGGGCAGTATGCACGGTGCCAGAGCTCGAAAGCTCTTAAAGTCCCTCTCTATCAAACAGGGTCTCAAATACGACTCTCCTGCTTCGGCTATCGATATTCCTGGCTTCATTGCTTTCCACAATCTCGATACTAACGAAATCCTTGACCCGCTCGACTCTTTCAAGACATTCAACGAGTTCTTCTACCGCAAGCTCAAACCAGATGCGAGGCCTATTGAAGAACCAGGGAACGATAACAGACTCGTATCATGTGCGGATTGTAGGCTAATGGTCTTTGAAACAGTAAACGAGGCGACTCAACTCTGGATAAAAGGGAGGGAGTTTACGATCGGAAAGTTATTAGGGCCAAATTACAAGGACGTAATAGATAGATATGAGGGCGGAGCTTTGGCCATCTTCCG ACTTGCCCCTCAGGATTATCACCGTTTCCACTCTCCGGTCAAGGGCAAGATTGGTAAGATGACCATGATTGATGGCGAATATTACACTGTCAACCCCCAAGCCATCCGATCGCCTCTAGATGTTTATGGCGAAAATGTGAGGAAGGTGGTGCCTATCCAAAGTGAGAATTTTGGTTTAGTCATGACGGTTTGGGTTGGTGCGATGA TGGTGGGAAGTATCTTGACGTCTGTAGacgaaggacaagaagtTGAAAGAGGCGATGAGCTGGGATACTTTGCATTTG GTGGCTCAACAATTGTGTGCGTCTTCGAGAAAGATGTCTTGCAATGGGACGATGACCTCATTCAAAATGGGCGTGCAAGTATTGAGACCCTTGTTCGAATGGGCATGGGTCTAGGCCGTAGCGCACAAAAGCTTTGA
- a CDS encoding spermine transporter produces MHFLFLYQSSFFRSLPCSFTYCSIHPVYLTHRYTERHSRNAGTSRSRVCQTPIFSNQQEDVLREEEIEEPNLISDAGKQATSASDNSTLHGQQSSEKINEKDIEKGKDEHIIVQFDEGEGPKQWSKGRKWWATATASILCLAVALGSAMPTGDLPGTAKTLHVSDEAIYLSISLFVAGFGIGPLIFAPLSEVVGRRPIYAVSMVFYFLFTLPSCLAKNIATMLAGRMIAGLASSAPFTNVGGTISDVWAVEERGFPMAVFSSTLFMGPCLGPLFGGWIAEKTGQWRWIYWVLFILCGACVIFCIFTPETLATVLLRKKATRLNKENNTTVYISEHDLHRAPFKETIKVALTRPLIFMFQEVIIIFFTVYLSFIYALLYSTFFAFPIAFEEIRGWGMGMTGVAFVSIIIGIAIANLCMPIQERLYKRHCEKHGVVPEGRLYPMMLGALTLPVSMFILAFTSYPGIIWVGPCIGGIIFGFSMVIIYISGNSYIVDSYSNYAASAISAKNMTRSLIGASVPLWITQLLHNLKFQYGMLFLALFSVVIAPIPFVFYMKGAAVRKRSKRATA; encoded by the exons ATGCACTTCCTGTTTCTCTACCAATCCAGCTTCTTTCGTTCCCTTCCGTGCTCTTTTACTTATTGTTCGATTCACCCAGTTTACTTGACGCACAGATACACAGAACGCCACTCTCGGAATGCTGGAACCAGTAGAAGCCGAGTTTGCCAAACCCCAATTTTCAGCAACcagcaagaagatgtcttgcgtgaagaagagatcgaaGAACCTAACCTCATTTCGGATGCTGGCAAGCAAGCCACTAGCGCTTCTGATAACTCAACCCTCCATGGACAGCAATCCTCCGAAAAGATCAACGAGAAGGACATtgaaaagggcaaggacgAACACATTATTGTTCAGTTTGACGAGGGGGAGGGACCAAAGCAGTGGtccaaaggaagaaagtg GTGGGCCACTGCTACTGCCTCCATTCTCTGTCTTGCCGTCGCCCTCGGTAGTGCTATGCCTACCGGTGACCTTCCTGGTACCGCCAAGACTCTCCATGTCTCCGACGAGGCTATCTACCTCTCCATTTCTCTCTTCGTCGCTGGTTTCGGTATTGGTCCCCTAATCTTTGCACCATTGAGTGAAGTTGTTGGGCGTCGACCCATCTACGCCGTCAGCATGGTCTTttatttcctcttcaccttgccCAGCTGTCTCGCCAAGAACATCGCTACCATGTTGGCTGGTCGAATGATTGCCGGTCTTGCTTCCTCCGCTCCCTTCACCAACGTCGGTGGTACCATTTCCGATGTCTGGGCCGTCGAGGAACGAGGTTTCCCCATGGCCGTTTTCAGTTCTACTCTTTT TATGGGACCGTGTCTTGGGCCTCTGTTTGGCGG ATGGATCGCTGAAAAAACCGGTCAGTGGCGATGGATTTACTGggtcctcttcattctttgcGGTGCTTGTGTCATCTTTTGCATATTTACTCCCGAGACCCTTGCCACTGTCCTACTCCGCAAGAAGGCTACCCGACTCAACAAGGAGAACAACACTACCGTTTACATCTCTGAGCACGATCTCCATAGGGCCCCCTTCAAGGAGACTATCAAGGTCGCTTTGACTAGGCCCCTCATTTTTATGTTCCAGGAAGTTATTATTATCTTCTTT ACTGTTtacctctccttcatttaTGCCTTGCTCTACTCtaccttctttgccttcccTATCGCTTTTGAAGAGATCCGAGGCTGGGGTATGGGTATGACCGGTGTGGCCTTCGTATCCATCATC ATCGGTATCGCCATTGCCAATTTGTGTATGCCTATTCAAGAGAGACTTTACAAGAGGCATTGTGAGAAGCACGGTGTTGTCCCCGAGGGTCGTCTTTATCCCATGATGCTTGGTGCACT TACCCTTCCTGTCTCCATGTTTATCCTCGCTTTCACTTCTTATCCTGGCATTATTTGGGTCGGCCCTTGCATCGGTGGTATCATATTCGGTTTCTCT ATGGTCATTATCTACATCTCTGGCAACTCATACATCGTTGACAGTTATTCCAACTACGCTGCTTCTGCCATCAGTGCTAAGAACATGACT CGTTCTCTCATTGGTGCTTCCGTTCCTCTTTGGATTACCCAGCTTCTC CACAACCTCAAGTTCCAGTATGGTAtgctcttccttgccttaTTCTCTGTGGTGATCGCTCCAATCCCCTTTGTCTTCTACATGAAGGGTGCTGCCGTCAGGAAAAGGTCCAAGAGGGCGACTGCTTAA